One genomic segment of Streptomyces sp. RerS4 includes these proteins:
- a CDS encoding DUF6114 domain-containing protein, producing MNPQAPVHAADDHWLTVLRHRFSAWRGARPFWAGLLTLLGGVPIIYFPFADIRLANVTLAMATTSGSVSLIIGVLLITLGFALWFQQGIRVFAGVAAILLSLVSIPKSNLGGFFIGFLTAMIGGALALAWAPAAPADEDATAGDEQVEDTDKARAAMAGNPFGIPAPRETETAYATETTAHADGGRNSAG from the coding sequence ATGAACCCCCAGGCCCCGGTTCACGCCGCAGACGATCACTGGCTCACTGTCCTGCGCCACCGCTTCAGTGCCTGGCGAGGTGCCCGACCCTTCTGGGCCGGCCTGCTCACGCTCCTCGGCGGCGTGCCGATCATCTACTTCCCGTTCGCGGACATCCGGCTGGCCAACGTCACCCTCGCGATGGCGACGACCTCCGGCTCCGTCTCGCTGATCATCGGCGTCCTGCTGATCACGCTGGGCTTCGCCCTCTGGTTCCAGCAGGGCATCCGCGTCTTCGCCGGGGTCGCCGCGATCCTGCTGTCCCTGGTGTCGATCCCGAAGTCGAACCTCGGTGGCTTCTTCATCGGCTTCCTCACCGCGATGATCGGCGGCGCCCTCGCACTGGCGTGGGCACCGGCGGCGCCGGCGGACGAGGACGCGACCGCGGGGGACGAACAGGTCGAGGACACGGACAAGGCGCGGGCGGCGATGGCGGGCAACCCCTTCGGGATCCCGGCCCCCCGCGAGACGGAGACGGCGTACGCGACCGAGACGACTGCCCACGCCGATGGCGGGAGGAACAGTGCGGGGTGA
- the pyk gene encoding pyruvate kinase: MRRSKIVCTLGPAVDSYEQLKALIEAGMNVARFNFSHGSQAEHQERYDRVRKVSEDTGRAVGVLADLQGPKIRLETFAEGPVELVRGDEFTITTEDVPGDKSICGTTYKGLPGDVAKGDQILINDGNVELRVTSVEGSRVKTIVIEGGVISDHKGINLPGAAVNVPALSEKDVDDLRFALRMGCDMVALSFVRDANDVKDVHKVMDEEGRRVPVIAKVEKPQAVENMAAVVDAFDAVMVARGDLAVEYPLEKVPMVQKRLIEMCRRNAKPVIVATQMMESMITNSRPTRAEASDVANAILDGADAVMLSAESSVGAYPIETVKTMSKIVTAAEEELLSKGLQPLVPGKKPRTQGGSVARAACEIADFLGAKSLVAFTQSGDTARRLSRYRAVQPILAFTTDVNTRNQLTLSWGVESHVVPHVDNTDAMVDLVDAELTKLGRYNEGDTMIITAGSPPGVPGTTNMVRVHHVGGGTSA; encoded by the coding sequence ATGCGCCGTTCCAAAATCGTCTGCACGCTGGGCCCCGCCGTCGACTCGTATGAGCAGCTGAAAGCGCTCATCGAGGCAGGTATGAACGTGGCCCGATTCAACTTCAGCCACGGATCCCAGGCAGAACACCAGGAGCGGTACGACCGCGTCCGGAAGGTCTCCGAGGACACCGGGCGCGCGGTCGGCGTGCTCGCCGACCTCCAGGGCCCGAAGATCCGTCTGGAGACCTTCGCCGAGGGTCCCGTCGAGCTGGTGCGCGGTGACGAGTTCACCATCACCACCGAGGACGTCCCGGGTGACAAGTCCATCTGCGGCACCACCTACAAGGGCCTGCCGGGCGACGTCGCCAAGGGCGACCAGATCCTGATCAACGACGGCAACGTCGAGCTGCGGGTGACCTCGGTCGAGGGCTCCCGGGTCAAGACCATCGTCATCGAGGGCGGTGTCATCTCGGACCACAAGGGCATCAACCTGCCGGGTGCCGCCGTGAACGTCCCCGCCCTGTCGGAGAAGGACGTCGACGACCTGCGCTTCGCGCTGCGGATGGGCTGCGACATGGTCGCGCTGTCCTTCGTCCGCGACGCGAACGACGTCAAGGACGTCCACAAGGTCATGGACGAGGAGGGCCGCCGGGTCCCCGTCATCGCCAAGGTCGAGAAGCCGCAGGCCGTCGAGAACATGGCGGCCGTGGTCGACGCGTTCGACGCGGTCATGGTGGCCCGTGGCGACCTCGCCGTCGAGTACCCGCTCGAAAAGGTCCCGATGGTCCAGAAGCGGCTCATCGAGATGTGCCGCCGCAACGCCAAGCCGGTGATCGTCGCGACCCAGATGATGGAGTCGATGATCACCAACTCGCGCCCGACGCGCGCCGAGGCCTCCGACGTCGCCAACGCCATCCTCGACGGCGCGGACGCGGTCATGCTGTCGGCCGAGTCCTCGGTCGGCGCCTACCCGATCGAGACCGTGAAGACGATGTCGAAGATCGTCACGGCGGCCGAGGAGGAACTCCTCTCCAAGGGCCTCCAGCCGCTGGTCCCGGGCAAGAAGCCGCGTACGCAGGGTGGCTCGGTCGCCCGCGCGGCCTGCGAGATCGCGGACTTCCTGGGCGCGAAGTCGCTGGTCGCCTTCACCCAGTCCGGCGACACGGCCCGCCGCCTGTCGCGCTACCGCGCCGTCCAGCCGATCCTGGCGTTCACCACGGACGTCAACACGCGCAACCAGCTCACGCTGAGCTGGGGCGTCGAGTCCCACGTCGTCCCGCACGTGGACAACACGGACGCGATGGTCGACCTGGTCGACGCCGAGCTGACGAAGCTCGGCCGCTACAACGAGGGCGACACCATGATCATCACCGCCGGCTCGCCCCCCGGCGTCCCGGGCACGACCAACATGGTCCGCGTCCACCACGTCGGCGGCGGCACCAGCGCCTGA
- a CDS encoding DUF3817 domain-containing protein, protein MKRSVLTRYRAMAYVTAVMLLILCACMVAKYGFDTGADLTFAVSQAHGVLFMIYLVFAFDLGSKAKWPFGKLLWVLVSGTIPLAAFFVERKIRAEVEPLISGSPATVNA, encoded by the coding sequence ATGAAACGAAGCGTGCTGACCCGCTACCGCGCCATGGCCTACGTGACCGCGGTCATGCTCCTGATCCTCTGTGCCTGCATGGTGGCGAAGTACGGCTTCGACACCGGCGCCGACCTGACCTTCGCGGTCTCGCAGGCCCACGGCGTCCTCTTCATGATCTACCTGGTCTTCGCCTTCGACCTGGGCTCCAAGGCCAAGTGGCCCTTCGGCAAGCTGCTGTGGGTGCTGGTCTCCGGGACCATCCCGCTGGCCGCCTTCTTCGTCGAGCGCAAGATCCGCGCCGAGGTGGAACCGCTGATCAGCGGCTCCCCGGCGACCGTCAACGCGTAA
- a CDS encoding TetR/AcrR family transcriptional regulator — MANPSPGSSSPPGRTGRPRSAEADAAILAATRDALVELGWSKLTMGDVSARAGVAKTTLYRRWAGKNELVVDAVAELFDALELPDRGSLEADIEYVVLQFAELLRRPEARTALMAVVAESTRDEALRDRIRSAIVDRQKRLVVLGRARAQERGELPAEEDEALTAHTTDLIFDVIAGTVVHRALVSSEPVDELWVASFTGLLMHGLQGAEPA, encoded by the coding sequence ATGGCCAATCCGAGCCCCGGAAGCAGCTCCCCGCCCGGTCGCACCGGTCGCCCCCGCAGCGCGGAGGCGGACGCCGCGATCCTCGCGGCGACCCGGGACGCGCTGGTCGAGCTGGGCTGGTCGAAGCTGACCATGGGGGACGTCTCGGCCCGTGCGGGCGTCGCCAAGACCACCCTCTACCGGCGCTGGGCCGGCAAGAACGAGCTGGTGGTGGACGCGGTCGCGGAGCTGTTCGACGCCCTCGAACTGCCCGACCGGGGCTCGCTCGAAGCGGACATCGAGTACGTGGTGCTCCAGTTCGCGGAGCTGCTGCGGCGCCCGGAGGCCCGTACGGCCCTGATGGCGGTGGTCGCCGAGTCCACGCGGGACGAGGCGCTGCGCGACCGGATCCGGTCGGCGATCGTGGATCGGCAGAAACGTCTCGTCGTCCTCGGGCGGGCGCGGGCGCAGGAGCGCGGCGAGCTGCCGGCCGAGGAGGACGAGGCTCTCACGGCGCACACCACCGACCTGATATTCGACGTGATCGCGGGAACGGTGGTGCACCGCGCGCTGGTGAGTTCGGAGCCGGTGGACGAGCTCTGGGTGGCGTCCTTCACCGGCCTCCTGATGCACGGCCTCCAGGGCGCCGAGCCGGCCTGA
- a CDS encoding MarR family transcriptional regulator, whose translation MPKPLSLPFDPIARADELWRQRWGPVPSMAAITSIMRAHQILLGEVDAVVKPYGLTFARYEALVLLTFSQAGELPMSKIGERLMVHPTSVTNTVDRLVRSGLVAKRPNPQDGRGTLASITPKGREVVEAATKDLMAIDFGLGAYDAEECAEIFALLRPLRVAAGDFGEK comes from the coding sequence GTGCCCAAGCCGCTCAGTCTTCCCTTCGACCCCATCGCGCGCGCCGACGAGCTGTGGCGGCAGCGCTGGGGGCCGGTGCCCTCCATGGCCGCCATCACCTCGATCATGCGGGCCCATCAGATCCTGCTCGGCGAGGTCGACGCGGTCGTCAAACCGTACGGATTGACCTTCGCGCGCTACGAGGCGCTGGTGCTGCTCACCTTCTCGCAGGCCGGGGAACTGCCGATGTCGAAGATCGGCGAGCGGCTGATGGTGCACCCGACCTCCGTGACGAACACCGTGGACCGGCTCGTGCGCTCCGGCCTGGTCGCCAAGCGCCCCAACCCGCAGGACGGGCGCGGCACGCTGGCCTCCATCACGCCGAAGGGGCGCGAGGTGGTCGAGGCGGCCACGAAGGACCTGATGGCGATCGACTTCGGGCTCGGCGCGTACGACGCCGAGGAGTGCGCGGAGATCTTCGCGCTGCTGCGCCCGCTGCGCGTGGCGGCCGGCGACTTCGGGGAGAAGTAG
- a CDS encoding methylmalonyl-CoA mutase family protein, translating into MDADAIEEGRRRWQARYDKARKREADFTTLSGDDVEPVYGPRPGDSYEGFERIGWPGEYPFTRGLHPTGYRGRTWTIRQFAGFGNAEQTNERYKMILAAGGGGLSVAFDMPTLMGRDSDDPRSLGEVGHCGVAIDSAADMEVLFKDIPLGDVTTSMTISGPAVPAFCMYLVAAERQGVDPAVLNGTLQTDIFKEYIAQKEWLFEPEPHLRLIGDLMEYCANGIPAYKPLSVSGYHIREAGATAAQELAYTLADGFGYVELGLSRGLDVDHFASGLSFFFDAHLDFFEEIAKFRAARRIWARWMKEVYGATSDKAMWLRFHTQTAGVSLTAQQPYNNVVRTAVEALAAVLGGTNSLHTNALDETLALPSEQAAEIALRTQQVLMEETGVANVADPLGGSWYVEQLTDRIEADAEKIFDQIKERGLRAHPDGRHPIGPITSGILRGIEDGWFTGEIAESAFQYQRALEKGDKRVVGVNVHHGSVTGDLEILRVSHEVEREQVRVLAARKDHRDDAKVKQALAAMLAAARDGSNMIPAMLDAVRAEATLGEICNVLRDEWGTYTEPPGF; encoded by the coding sequence ATGGACGCTGACGCCATCGAGGAGGGCCGCCGTCGCTGGCAGGCCCGTTATGACAAGGCCCGCAAGCGGGAGGCCGACTTCACCACGCTCTCCGGCGATGACGTCGAGCCCGTGTACGGGCCCCGGCCCGGTGACTCGTACGAGGGGTTCGAGCGCATCGGCTGGCCGGGGGAGTACCCCTTCACCCGCGGCCTGCACCCCACCGGCTACCGCGGCCGGACCTGGACCATCCGCCAGTTCGCCGGCTTCGGCAACGCCGAGCAGACCAACGAGCGCTACAAGATGATCCTCGCCGCCGGCGGCGGCGGCCTCTCCGTGGCCTTCGACATGCCCACGCTCATGGGCCGCGACTCCGACGACCCCAGATCCCTCGGCGAGGTCGGCCACTGCGGCGTCGCCATCGACTCCGCCGCCGACATGGAGGTCCTCTTCAAGGACATCCCGCTCGGCGACGTCACCACCTCCATGACCATCAGCGGGCCCGCCGTGCCCGCCTTCTGCATGTACCTCGTCGCCGCCGAACGCCAGGGCGTCGACCCGGCCGTGCTCAACGGCACGCTCCAGACGGACATCTTCAAGGAGTACATCGCCCAGAAGGAGTGGCTCTTCGAACCCGAGCCGCACCTGCGCCTCATCGGCGACCTCATGGAGTACTGCGCGAACGGCATCCCCGCCTACAAGCCGCTCTCCGTCTCCGGCTACCACATCCGCGAGGCCGGGGCCACGGCCGCGCAGGAGCTCGCGTACACCCTCGCCGACGGCTTCGGCTACGTGGAACTCGGTCTGTCCCGCGGCCTGGACGTCGACCACTTCGCCTCCGGCCTCTCCTTCTTCTTCGACGCGCACCTCGACTTCTTCGAGGAGATCGCCAAGTTCCGCGCCGCCCGCCGCATCTGGGCCCGCTGGATGAAGGAGGTGTACGGAGCCACGTCCGACAAGGCCATGTGGCTGCGCTTCCACACCCAGACCGCCGGCGTCTCCCTCACCGCGCAGCAGCCGTACAACAACGTCGTGCGCACCGCCGTCGAAGCCCTCGCGGCCGTTCTCGGCGGCACCAACTCCCTCCACACCAACGCCCTCGACGAGACCCTCGCCCTCCCCAGCGAGCAGGCCGCCGAGATCGCCCTGCGCACGCAGCAGGTGCTGATGGAGGAGACCGGCGTGGCCAACGTCGCGGACCCGCTCGGCGGTTCCTGGTACGTCGAGCAGCTCACCGACCGCATCGAGGCCGACGCCGAGAAGATCTTCGACCAGATCAAGGAGCGCGGGCTGCGCGCCCACCCCGACGGCCGGCACCCCATCGGGCCGATCACCTCGGGCATCCTGCGCGGCATCGAGGACGGCTGGTTCACCGGCGAGATCGCCGAGTCGGCCTTCCAGTACCAGCGCGCCCTGGAGAAGGGCGACAAGCGGGTCGTCGGCGTCAACGTCCACCACGGCTCGGTCACCGGCGACCTGGAGATCCTGCGCGTCAGCCACGAGGTGGAGCGCGAGCAGGTCCGCGTCCTGGCCGCCCGCAAGGACCACCGCGACGACGCCAAGGTGAAGCAGGCGCTGGCCGCGATGCTCGCCGCCGCCCGCGACGGCTCCAACATGATCCCGGCCATGCTGGACGCCGTACGCGCCGAGGCCACGCTCGGCGAGATCTGCAACGTCCTGCGCGACGAGTGGGGCACCTACACCGAGCCGCCCGGCTTCTGA
- a CDS encoding AIM24 family protein, whose translation MAQFRLQGSKVLAVDLTGDAVKAKNGAMVAYDGQMAFKKMTGGGEGLRGMVTRRLTGEQMTVMEVQGHGTCYFADRASEINLVNLRGEKLYVESSNLLCTDAGLRTGTTFTGLRGGATGNGLFTTTVEGSGQAAIMSDGPAVVLRVSAQYPLSVDPGAYVAHTGDLRQSFQSGVNFRTLIGEGSGEAFQIRFEGEGLVYVQPSERNTVGGDI comes from the coding sequence GTGGCTCAGTTCCGACTCCAAGGCAGCAAGGTGCTCGCCGTCGACCTGACCGGTGACGCCGTGAAAGCGAAGAACGGCGCCATGGTCGCGTACGACGGCCAGATGGCCTTCAAGAAGATGACCGGCGGCGGTGAGGGCCTGCGCGGCATGGTGACCCGCCGCCTGACCGGCGAACAGATGACGGTGATGGAGGTACAGGGGCACGGCACCTGTTACTTCGCGGACCGCGCGAGTGAGATCAATCTGGTGAACCTGCGCGGCGAGAAGCTGTACGTCGAGTCGAGCAACCTGTTGTGCACCGACGCCGGCCTGCGCACCGGCACGACGTTCACCGGCCTGCGCGGCGGTGCGACGGGCAACGGGCTCTTCACGACGACCGTCGAGGGCTCCGGCCAGGCGGCGATCATGTCGGACGGCCCGGCGGTGGTGCTGCGCGTCAGCGCCCAGTACCCGCTGTCGGTCGACCCGGGCGCGTACGTCGCCCACACGGGCGACCTCCGGCAGTCCTTCCAGTCCGGGGTCAACTTCCGCACCCTGATCGGCGAGGGCTCGGGCGAGGCCTTCCAGATCCGCTTCGAGGGCGAGGGCCTGGTCTACGTGCAGCCCAGCGAGCGCAACACCGTCGGGGGCGACATCTGA
- a CDS encoding DUF3817 domain-containing protein, translating to MDIKTASALHRLRLISVPEALSFPALLIFGSLLSRVSDIDYLMMPLGILHGVLFVIYAIFLLDVWNKAKWPVKKVALFFVLALLPFGGLYGDKLLKRDEADSVIAARARQAADA from the coding sequence GTGGACATCAAGACCGCTTCCGCCCTGCACCGGCTGCGCCTCATCTCCGTACCGGAGGCGCTGTCGTTCCCGGCCCTGCTGATCTTCGGCTCGTTGCTCAGCCGGGTGTCGGACATCGACTACCTGATGATGCCGCTCGGCATCCTGCACGGGGTCCTGTTCGTCATCTACGCGATCTTCCTGCTCGACGTCTGGAACAAGGCGAAGTGGCCGGTCAAGAAGGTCGCGCTGTTCTTCGTGCTCGCGCTGCTGCCCTTCGGCGGCCTCTACGGCGACAAGCTGCTCAAGCGCGACGAGGCCGACAGCGTGATAGCGGCGCGCGCCCGTCAGGCCGCCGACGCCTGA
- a CDS encoding DUF6230 family protein, protein MSSQVRGGTRWKRFALVMVPSIAATAAVGVGLAQGALAASFSVSGQSFKVSADELVGEDLIQYGGIAEGRVLGQGENVKQKHPVTISGFRKAKITNMCQSLVTPVPGIGAITLQLRTGNKGRAAEAENLYLDVAELDADAKFEKLDIGVAVGDGSHTTKPVPGTVADGGLFSQRAKVATLTNVRQKAWATTAGTFTLPDLKLRLLGGDKPCYEDEK, encoded by the coding sequence ATGAGTTCTCAGGTTCGTGGCGGGACCAGATGGAAGCGCTTCGCGCTCGTCATGGTGCCGAGCATCGCGGCCACGGCCGCGGTCGGTGTGGGTCTGGCGCAGGGCGCCCTCGCGGCGTCGTTCAGCGTCTCGGGACAGAGCTTCAAGGTGTCGGCCGACGAGCTCGTCGGTGAGGACCTGATCCAGTACGGCGGCATCGCCGAGGGGCGCGTCCTGGGCCAGGGCGAGAACGTGAAGCAGAAGCACCCGGTCACGATCTCCGGCTTCCGCAAGGCCAAGATCACCAACATGTGCCAGTCCCTGGTCACGCCGGTGCCCGGCATCGGCGCCATCACGCTCCAGCTGCGTACGGGCAACAAGGGACGTGCGGCCGAGGCGGAGAACCTCTACCTCGACGTCGCCGAGCTGGACGCGGACGCCAAGTTCGAGAAGCTCGACATCGGTGTCGCGGTGGGCGACGGCAGCCACACCACCAAGCCGGTGCCGGGCACCGTGGCGGACGGCGGGCTGTTCTCGCAGCGGGCCAAGGTGGCCACGCTGACGAACGTCCGGCAGAAGGCGTGGGCGACGACGGCGGGTACCTTCACCCTGCCCGACCTCAAGCTGCGCCTGCTCGGCGGCGACAAGCCGTGCTACGAGGACGAGAAGTAA
- a CDS encoding AIM24 family protein, protein MPFREINSKMVEAQVVPGQKMYSQRGAMLAYRGDVSFTPSITGGQGGVMGMIGRRVANEQTPLMSVEGSGTVMFGHGGHHIQVINLTGETLYVEADRLLAFDGTLQQGTMFMGSQGGVMGMVRGQVTGQGLFTTTLKGHGSVAVMAHGGVIELPITPNRPVHVDPQAYVAHHGDVRNKLSTALGWRDMVGRGSGEAFQLELSGQGAVYVQASEEKL, encoded by the coding sequence ATGCCGTTCCGCGAGATCAACTCGAAGATGGTCGAGGCCCAGGTGGTCCCGGGGCAGAAGATGTACAGCCAGCGCGGCGCGATGCTCGCCTACCGCGGCGACGTCTCCTTCACCCCGAGCATCACCGGCGGCCAGGGCGGCGTGATGGGGATGATCGGGCGCCGGGTGGCGAACGAGCAGACCCCGCTGATGTCGGTCGAGGGCAGCGGCACCGTGATGTTCGGCCACGGCGGCCACCACATCCAGGTGATCAACCTCACCGGCGAGACCCTCTACGTCGAGGCCGACCGGCTGCTGGCCTTCGACGGCACCCTCCAGCAGGGCACGATGTTCATGGGCTCGCAGGGCGGTGTCATGGGCATGGTGCGCGGACAGGTGACCGGCCAGGGCCTGTTCACCACCACCCTCAAGGGCCACGGTTCGGTGGCCGTGATGGCCCACGGCGGGGTCATCGAGCTGCCCATCACCCCGAACCGCCCGGTCCACGTCGACCCGCAGGCGTACGTCGCCCACCACGGCGACGTCCGCAACAAGCTGTCCACGGCGCTGGGCTGGCGCGACATGGTCGGCCGCGGCTCGGGCGAGGCCTTCCAGCTGGAGCTGTCGGGCCAGGGAGCGGTGTACGTACAGGCCTCCGAGGAGAAGCTGTGA
- a CDS encoding glycoside hydrolase family 6 protein — protein sequence MSPAVRRRRPVTALGLLLLLGCLAACASEPSPRPGPAASPAGGSQAGVSPFWVDPNSAAARQVAAWEAQGRNTDAQLLRRISERPMALWAPGGDPGPAVRRAAAAAKAAGRTLLVAAYNLPHRDVPHPGCAARPTTEGAPDAHAYEDWIDALARSLADTRALVVLEPGAVAHLVDGCAGAGPREERYRLLAQAVDRLKRNRHTRVYLDAGHPDWIRDPDDLVEPLRRSGLERADGFALNVAAYHRDADGRAYGVRLSRAVGGKHFVLDTSRNGDGPPPAGPNADTAADRSWCNPAGRSLGTPPTDRTGDPLVDAYLWVKRPGESDGTCRGGPAAGTWWPDHALGLARRARD from the coding sequence ATGTCCCCCGCCGTACGCAGACGCCGACCCGTCACCGCCCTCGGGCTCCTGCTGCTCCTCGGATGCCTCGCCGCCTGCGCCTCCGAGCCCTCGCCGCGTCCGGGGCCCGCGGCCTCCCCGGCCGGCGGGTCGCAGGCCGGCGTCTCGCCCTTCTGGGTCGACCCGAACAGTGCCGCCGCCCGCCAGGTCGCCGCCTGGGAGGCGCAGGGACGCAACACCGACGCCCAACTGCTGCGCCGGATCTCCGAGCGGCCGATGGCGCTGTGGGCGCCGGGCGGCGATCCCGGCCCGGCGGTCCGACGGGCCGCGGCGGCGGCGAAGGCGGCCGGGCGCACCCTGCTCGTGGCGGCGTACAACCTCCCGCACCGCGACGTCCCGCACCCTGGCTGCGCCGCGCGGCCGACGACCGAGGGCGCCCCGGACGCCCACGCCTACGAGGACTGGATCGACGCCCTGGCCCGCTCCCTCGCGGACACCCGGGCGCTCGTCGTCCTGGAGCCCGGCGCCGTCGCGCACCTGGTCGACGGTTGCGCCGGCGCCGGCCCGCGCGAGGAGCGCTACCGACTGCTGGCGCAGGCGGTGGACCGGCTCAAGCGCAACCGTCACACCCGTGTCTATCTGGACGCCGGTCATCCCGACTGGATCCGGGACCCGGACGACCTCGTGGAGCCCCTGCGCCGGTCGGGGCTGGAGCGCGCCGACGGGTTCGCCCTCAACGTCGCCGCCTACCACCGCGACGCGGACGGCCGGGCGTACGGGGTCCGGCTCTCGCGGGCCGTCGGCGGCAAGCACTTCGTCCTCGACACGAGCCGCAACGGCGACGGCCCCCCGCCGGCCGGCCCGAACGCCGATACGGCGGCCGACCGCTCCTGGTGCAACCCGGCGGGCCGCTCGCTGGGCACCCCGCCCACCGACCGGACGGGCGACCCGCTCGTGGACGCGTACCTGTGGGTCAAACGCCCCGGCGAATCCGACGGCACCTGCCGCGGCGGCCCGGCGGCCGGCACCTGGTGGCCGGACCACGCCCTGGGCCTGGCCCGCCGCGCCCGCGACTGA
- a CDS encoding tetratricopeptide repeat protein, giving the protein MQPRNMSMSGVVDLAAVKAAGEAKAKAEQARADAARQGGGAGSAPGGAVPTSALVVDVDEAGFERDVLQLSNEVPVVLDFWAEWCEPCKQLSPLLERLTVEANGRLVLAKIDVDANQMLMQQFGIQGIPAVFAVVAGQVLPLFQGVAPEQQIRETLAQLVQVAEERFGLIGLQVDPEAQGAPAAPAEAPTGPYDALLEAAVVALDAGDLGGAAQAYKNVLADDPGNTEAKLGLAQTELLARVQHMNPQTVRAEAAANPKDPAAQMAAADLDLAGGHVEDAFGRLVDTVRVTFGEDRDAVRVRLLELFEVIGADDPRVTAARTALARVLF; this is encoded by the coding sequence ATGCAGCCCAGAAACATGTCCATGAGCGGCGTCGTCGACCTCGCCGCGGTGAAGGCGGCCGGCGAAGCCAAGGCGAAGGCCGAGCAGGCGCGCGCGGACGCGGCCCGGCAGGGCGGCGGCGCGGGCAGTGCGCCCGGCGGCGCCGTACCGACGTCCGCCCTCGTCGTAGACGTCGACGAGGCCGGCTTCGAGCGTGACGTACTCCAGCTCTCCAACGAGGTTCCGGTCGTCCTCGACTTCTGGGCCGAGTGGTGCGAGCCGTGCAAGCAGCTGAGCCCGCTCCTGGAGCGGCTCACCGTCGAGGCGAACGGCCGCCTCGTCCTCGCGAAGATCGACGTCGACGCCAACCAGATGCTGATGCAGCAGTTCGGCATCCAGGGCATCCCGGCCGTCTTCGCCGTCGTCGCCGGTCAGGTGCTGCCGCTCTTCCAGGGCGTGGCGCCCGAGCAGCAGATCCGCGAGACCCTGGCCCAGCTGGTCCAGGTCGCCGAGGAGCGCTTCGGCCTGATCGGCCTCCAGGTCGACCCCGAGGCCCAGGGCGCCCCCGCGGCCCCCGCCGAGGCGCCGACCGGCCCGTACGACGCGCTGCTGGAGGCGGCCGTCGTCGCGCTGGACGCGGGTGACCTGGGCGGCGCCGCCCAGGCGTACAAGAACGTACTGGCCGACGACCCGGGCAACACCGAGGCGAAGCTGGGCCTGGCCCAGACCGAGCTGCTGGCCCGGGTGCAGCACATGAACCCGCAGACGGTGCGCGCCGAGGCCGCCGCGAACCCGAAGGACCCGGCCGCGCAGATGGCCGCCGCCGACCTGGACCTGGCGGGCGGGCACGTCGAAGACGCCTTCGGGCGACTGGTGGACACCGTACGGGTGACCTTCGGTGAGGACCGGGACGCCGTACGGGTACGGCTGCTGGAGCTGTTCGAGGTCATCGGCGCGGACGACCCCCGGGTCACGGCGGCCCGTACGGCCCTGGCGCGCGTGCTGTTCTAG